In the genome of Segatella copri, one region contains:
- a CDS encoding rhamnogalacturonan lyase codes for MIEFKQLLVPAACLLMGCMPMQASEKQNCPSVAAMEKLDRGVVALPAAGKGIFISWRMLGTDSKNVCFDVERDGKVIAHHIKATNYTDVKGLAFHTYRIITYQDEPKIDAAARREVSKAVKPWADLYRSLPINHPEGGITPDGKSYSYTPNDCSVGDVDGDGEYELILKWDPSNAHDNSHNGYTGDVILDCYKLDGTQLWRINLGKNIRAGAHYTQFLVYDFDGDGKAELICKTSAGSLDGKGRFVNLAATDAEIRAVDNQADYRNKVGRIMEGPEMLTVFRGLSGEAIHTVWYNPNRAFGVGKQVAEGESLLNGYPQYSSIWGDKDNYGNRGERYLAGVAHLDGIDRNPSAVMCRGYYTRSYLWAVDFDGKELKTRWLHASVSPNDWEVRDAEGKIIREAHGLKNRDPKGNEVSATAFAQGAHSLAVGDVDGDGCDEITYGSAAINNDGTLLYSTGLGHGDALHFSDLDPDRPGLEVFMVHEEYPYGSDLRDARTGEILLYHTDRDDTGRGVAADIDAKYRGCELWSIDVPGVRNIKGDQISLGGFRKHEYGERESYTPGFRWPAMNFRIYWDGDLQEELLANQGRPHFVPYLQKWDGKKAVPLPLSNGRQLYEMGHSASCNWSKATPNLQADLFGDWREEIIYWDESDASHLNIFTTNIPTEYRVPTLMHDHIYRMGVAWQNVAYNQPPHLGYYMPDKAEKVK; via the coding sequence ATGATAGAATTCAAGCAATTGTTGGTTCCTGCGGCTTGTCTCCTGATGGGATGCATGCCGATGCAAGCCAGCGAGAAACAGAATTGTCCATCTGTAGCTGCAATGGAGAAACTCGACCGTGGCGTGGTGGCATTGCCTGCTGCCGGCAAGGGCATCTTCATCAGCTGGCGCATGCTGGGTACCGATAGCAAGAACGTATGCTTCGATGTGGAACGAGACGGAAAGGTTATCGCCCATCACATCAAGGCTACCAACTATACAGATGTCAAAGGTTTGGCATTCCATACCTATCGCATCATCACCTATCAGGATGAACCCAAGATAGATGCTGCTGCAAGGCGGGAAGTGTCGAAGGCGGTCAAGCCTTGGGCGGATTTATATCGCTCTCTGCCCATCAACCATCCAGAGGGTGGCATCACTCCCGATGGGAAAAGCTATAGCTATACCCCCAACGATTGCAGCGTGGGCGATGTGGATGGCGATGGAGAATATGAACTGATTCTGAAATGGGACCCAAGTAACGCCCATGATAATTCGCATAATGGATATACGGGCGATGTGATCCTGGATTGTTACAAACTGGATGGTACCCAGCTCTGGCGCATCAATCTGGGTAAGAACATCCGTGCCGGTGCGCACTATACCCAGTTTCTCGTCTATGATTTCGATGGCGACGGCAAGGCTGAACTGATTTGCAAGACCTCGGCAGGAAGCTTAGATGGCAAGGGACGTTTCGTGAACCTGGCTGCCACCGATGCAGAAATCAGGGCGGTGGATAACCAGGCAGATTATCGCAACAAGGTGGGGCGCATCATGGAAGGTCCGGAGATGCTCACCGTGTTCCGTGGACTTTCGGGCGAGGCGATTCATACCGTCTGGTATAATCCAAACCGCGCCTTTGGTGTAGGCAAGCAGGTGGCAGAAGGCGAAAGTCTGCTCAATGGCTATCCTCAGTATTCTTCCATCTGGGGCGATAAGGACAACTATGGCAATCGTGGCGAGCGTTACCTGGCGGGTGTTGCTCATCTCGATGGCATAGACAGGAATCCGAGTGCCGTGATGTGTCGTGGCTATTATACCCGCTCTTATCTCTGGGCTGTGGATTTCGACGGCAAGGAATTAAAGACCAGATGGCTCCACGCATCCGTTTCCCCTAACGATTGGGAGGTGAGAGATGCTGAAGGAAAGATAATCAGAGAGGCTCACGGATTGAAGAACAGAGATCCGAAAGGTAATGAAGTTTCTGCCACAGCCTTCGCCCAAGGTGCCCACAGTTTGGCGGTGGGTGATGTGGATGGCGACGGTTGCGACGAAATCACTTATGGTTCGGCTGCCATCAACAACGATGGTACCTTATTATATTCCACCGGTTTGGGACATGGTGATGCCTTGCATTTCAGCGACCTGGATCCCGACCGTCCGGGCTTGGAAGTATTCATGGTGCACGAGGAATACCCTTACGGTTCCGATCTGCGTGATGCCAGAACGGGCGAAATCCTGCTCTATCATACGGATAGGGATGATACCGGAAGAGGCGTGGCTGCCGACATTGATGCCAAGTATCGCGGTTGTGAACTCTGGAGCATAGATGTTCCAGGCGTAAGAAATATCAAGGGAGATCAGATTTCACTGGGTGGTTTCCGAAAGCACGAATATGGTGAGCGGGAATCCTATACCCCCGGATTCAGATGGCCGGCGATGAACTTCCGCATCTATTGGGATGGCGACTTGCAGGAAGAACTGCTCGCCAACCAGGGCAGACCGCATTTCGTACCTTATCTCCAGAAATGGGATGGTAAGAAAGCCGTTCCGTTGCCGCTGAGCAATGGCAGGCAACTCTACGAGATGGGACATTCGGCTAGTTGCAACTGGTCGAAGGCAACGCCTAACCTGCAAGCCGACCTCTTCGGCGATTGGCGAGAGGAAATAATCTATTGGGATGAGAGCGACGCCTCGCACCTGAATATCTTCACCACCAACATTCCTACGGAGTATCGTGTGCCAACCCTGATGCACGACCATATCTATCGCATGGGTGTGGCATGGCAGAATGTGGCATACAACCAGCCGCCTCATCTGGGATATTATATGCCCGATAAAGCAGAGAAAGTGAAGTAA
- a CDS encoding DUF4450 domain-containing protein, translating into MKQIAVWGLLANMALPMFSAGVVRQASYYPEGNAFVCVNGNHRYTRALYGSMAEWRVETSDRPIFATYKKNQTGNIRFRISYAGQVMWLDEVEYCKASYEAGRRDYLLKDRRWGKGELDISVLAFSDAEGAIWRFAAHGFDNRKMKVEAILSKTAVPKPARSGDIGSFLKPGTFEAATSETAVLGTVSQSSPSSIFYFSIDGDNQLSAAPNSLMQPRFDAAEQWRSLLASSVCFHTPDAYINPIGGALVMAADGAWDGKVWQHGAVGWRMPLPGWRAAYMGDFLGMPDRQRTHFDAYAKSQVTDVPVTEPHLMDEKNNLARGTYKWGTPMYSTGYICRNPEKNNQFHHYDMNLVYIDELLWHFQFDADTTYMRQMWPVIQRHLAWEKQAWDSDNDGLYDAYCCIWASDALQYNSGAVTHSSAYNYRSNRLAARIAEIIGENPKPYQDEADRILKAMNERLWLKDSGHWAEYQDFMGLKRVHRDAALWSIYTPIDCGVGTAEQNYSATRYVDRHTPHIPYIYKGTEYQTLSTSDWAPYEWSINNVAMAEVMHTVLAYYQAGRVEEAYCLLKANVLDFMYLGSSPANFGQLSKLDAATGEGYRDFADVTGISSRALIQGLYGITPNALEGECIIRPGFPAAWDSASVHTPYLDYAFKRVNGKDVFDVTQNFKRPLKLVIRQNLGGGKYKDTAFSTDKVQHIELPTILPKEERDMKDEKDMVGKYPLAESIAEQAVDAWASIKGVGNDFAEVNPKECRKVNMDKAFNANVSDIFKNQYLSPRSPYTTLCVPTQGIGDWCSTKKTANIDDTKFRSLIQDGEFMAQVDGDLSFRSPKEGKNIAYTSLWDNYPDSISVALKGKASHAYLLMAGSTNAMQYAIGNAVVRVEYSDGTSDELMLVPPVNWCPIEQDFLENTTAFPQPELRPYRVGLASGKVSRHLFRDLHLAANKNMADVPGFKKAVAEIEGGAAILLDMPLDARKKLKRFTLRALCNEVVVGLMGITLQK; encoded by the coding sequence ATGAAGCAAATTGCTGTTTGGGGATTGTTGGCGAACATGGCTCTACCGATGTTTTCGGCAGGGGTGGTTCGCCAAGCATCCTATTATCCCGAAGGCAATGCCTTTGTTTGTGTGAATGGTAATCATCGCTACACCCGTGCCCTTTATGGAAGTATGGCGGAATGGCGAGTGGAAACCAGCGACCGTCCTATCTTCGCCACCTATAAGAAAAACCAGACGGGTAATATTAGGTTCCGAATCTCGTATGCCGGACAGGTGATGTGGCTCGATGAGGTTGAATATTGCAAGGCGAGTTATGAAGCTGGACGTCGTGACTATCTTCTGAAAGACAGGCGATGGGGAAAGGGGGAACTCGACATATCGGTCCTGGCATTTTCTGATGCTGAAGGAGCTATCTGGCGCTTTGCTGCTCATGGATTCGATAACAGAAAAATGAAGGTGGAGGCTATCCTGAGCAAAACTGCAGTTCCTAAACCAGCCCGTTCGGGTGATATTGGAAGTTTCCTGAAACCGGGTACCTTCGAAGCTGCTACATCAGAAACGGCAGTTCTCGGAACTGTATCTCAGTCTTCTCCAAGTTCCATCTTCTATTTCTCAATAGATGGAGATAATCAGCTTTCTGCAGCCCCGAACTCTCTGATGCAGCCTCGGTTCGATGCAGCCGAGCAATGGCGAAGTCTGCTTGCTTCATCAGTCTGTTTCCATACCCCCGATGCCTATATCAATCCTATCGGTGGAGCTTTGGTGATGGCTGCCGATGGTGCCTGGGATGGTAAGGTGTGGCAGCATGGAGCCGTGGGATGGCGCATGCCGCTGCCTGGATGGAGAGCTGCCTACATGGGCGATTTTCTTGGAATGCCAGACAGACAACGCACCCACTTTGATGCATACGCCAAGAGTCAGGTAACCGATGTGCCCGTTACAGAACCTCATCTGATGGATGAGAAAAATAACCTGGCGCGTGGTACCTACAAGTGGGGAACGCCGATGTACAGCACGGGCTATATATGCAGAAATCCGGAGAAGAACAACCAATTTCATCATTACGACATGAATCTGGTGTATATAGACGAACTGCTGTGGCACTTCCAGTTTGATGCCGATACCACGTATATGCGCCAGATGTGGCCGGTAATCCAGCGCCATCTGGCATGGGAGAAGCAGGCTTGGGACTCCGATAACGATGGACTTTACGATGCCTATTGCTGCATCTGGGCGAGCGATGCCCTGCAATACAACAGTGGTGCCGTGACCCATTCTTCCGCCTACAACTATCGCAGCAACCGCCTGGCGGCCCGCATAGCTGAAATCATCGGTGAGAATCCGAAACCCTATCAGGATGAAGCCGACAGAATATTGAAGGCGATGAACGAGAGACTGTGGCTGAAGGATTCCGGTCATTGGGCGGAATATCAAGACTTCATGGGCTTGAAGCGAGTACATCGCGATGCAGCGCTTTGGAGCATCTATACTCCGATAGACTGTGGGGTGGGAACTGCTGAGCAGAACTATAGCGCCACCCGATATGTGGATCGCCATACGCCTCATATACCTTATATATATAAGGGGACAGAATACCAGACCTTGAGCACTTCTGATTGGGCACCTTACGAATGGAGCATCAACAATGTGGCAATGGCAGAGGTGATGCATACCGTCTTGGCTTATTACCAGGCGGGCAGAGTGGAAGAGGCTTATTGCCTGTTGAAAGCCAATGTGCTCGACTTCATGTACTTGGGAAGCAGTCCTGCCAACTTCGGGCAGTTGTCGAAGCTGGATGCAGCCACCGGTGAGGGTTATCGCGACTTTGCCGATGTAACGGGCATCTCATCCCGTGCCCTCATCCAGGGACTCTACGGTATCACGCCGAATGCCCTGGAGGGTGAGTGCATCATCCGTCCAGGCTTCCCTGCCGCTTGGGATAGTGCCTCGGTGCATACGCCTTATCTAGACTATGCATTTAAGCGGGTAAACGGAAAGGATGTGTTCGATGTTACCCAGAACTTCAAGCGACCTTTGAAACTGGTGATTCGCCAGAACCTGGGAGGCGGCAAGTATAAGGATACTGCTTTCTCTACAGATAAGGTGCAGCATATTGAGTTGCCAACCATCCTGCCAAAGGAAGAAAGGGATATGAAAGATGAAAAGGATATGGTTGGAAAATATCCATTGGCAGAAAGCATTGCTGAGCAAGCTGTGGATGCCTGGGCTTCTATCAAGGGCGTGGGCAACGACTTTGCCGAAGTAAACCCGAAGGAGTGCCGTAAGGTGAACATGGACAAGGCCTTTAATGCAAACGTGAGCGACATCTTCAAGAACCAGTATCTTTCGCCTCGTTCACCATACACTACACTCTGTGTACCAACCCAAGGCATCGGCGACTGGTGTTCCACCAAGAAGACGGCAAACATCGATGATACGAAGTTCAGAAGTCTTATCCAAGATGGCGAGTTCATGGCGCAGGTGGATGGCGATTTGTCGTTCCGCTCTCCCAAGGAAGGCAAGAACATCGCCTATACATCTCTTTGGGACAACTATCCGGATAGCATCTCCGTAGCCTTGAAGGGTAAGGCATCTCATGCCTATCTTCTGATGGCGGGTTCTACTAATGCAATGCAGTATGCCATAGGAAATGCCGTGGTAAGGGTGGAGTATTCGGATGGAACAAGCGATGAACTGATGCTGGTGCCACCGGTCAACTGGTGTCCGATAGAGCAGGATTTCCTGGAGAATACCACTGCCTTCCCGCAGCCGGAACTTCGTCCTTATCGAGTAGGTCTGGCATCGGGAAAGGTGAGCCGGCATCTCTTCCGTGATCTCCATCTTGCTGCCAATAAAAACATGGCAGATGTGCCTGGTTTCAAGAAAGCCGTGGCAGAGATAGAGGGTGGAGCTGCGATATTGCTCGACATGCCACTGGATGCAAGGAAGAAATTGAAGCGTTTCACTTTAAGGGCGCTGTGCAACGAGGTGGTTGTCGGATTAATGGGAATTACCCTGCAGAAATAG
- a CDS encoding rhamnogalacturonan acetylesterase, translating into MSYAQVAKPADKAKPTVAGPMEDVNHVIDNTVDSLNKAMTARIKPGTSRKGNNPVLFLIGNSTMRNGTLGNGNNGQWGWGYYEHEFFDANKITVENQALGGMSSRTFYNRLWPDVRKGIKAGDWVIISIGHNDNGPYDSGRARASIPGIGKDSLNVTIKETGVKETVYTYGEYMRKYINDCKALGAHPILMSLTPRDAYDENDKIVRVNKTFGLWAKQVAEQEGVPFVDLNEISAAKLDSYGHWKEKYHFFTDHIHTSRFGAMMNARSAAEGLAESKDPSLAPLQAMMVNVALPVENFKREPGKPVVFFTGDSTVKNADKEEDGMWGWGSQAYTIFNPKKITCVNAAKAGRSSRSYLNEGRWEKVYNSLQPGDYVLIEFGHNDICSMTDKKMRGSIPCAKDTCHVYQMEESKQYEVVYSFGWYLKKFIQDVREKGATPILVSLTPRNEWPKGKMERRNDTYGKWYREIVAETGVAFLDLHNIAADSYDKIGKEKVKAYYKKDHTHTSLKGAQHNAKCVAKGLKKMKSPLAKYLK; encoded by the coding sequence ATGAGCTATGCACAGGTTGCAAAACCTGCAGATAAGGCGAAGCCTACAGTGGCAGGACCTATGGAAGATGTAAATCATGTGATTGATAATACCGTGGATAGCCTGAACAAGGCGATGACGGCACGTATCAAACCGGGTACCAGCAGAAAGGGCAACAATCCTGTGCTCTTCCTCATTGGTAACTCCACCATGCGAAATGGTACCCTGGGTAATGGTAACAACGGTCAGTGGGGCTGGGGCTATTACGAGCATGAGTTCTTTGATGCCAACAAGATTACCGTAGAGAATCAGGCTTTGGGCGGCATGAGCAGCCGTACCTTCTACAACCGTCTGTGGCCGGATGTGCGCAAGGGCATCAAGGCAGGTGACTGGGTGATTATTTCCATCGGTCATAACGACAATGGACCATACGATAGCGGCAGAGCACGTGCCAGCATCCCTGGCATCGGCAAGGATTCGCTCAATGTCACCATCAAGGAGACGGGTGTGAAGGAAACCGTCTATACTTACGGCGAATACATGCGCAAATACATCAACGACTGTAAGGCGCTGGGGGCTCATCCTATCCTGATGTCGTTGACTCCACGTGATGCCTACGATGAGAATGATAAGATAGTTCGTGTCAACAAGACCTTCGGCTTGTGGGCAAAGCAGGTGGCTGAGCAGGAAGGCGTTCCTTTCGTTGATTTGAATGAGATTTCTGCAGCCAAGCTCGACAGCTATGGTCATTGGAAGGAGAAGTATCATTTCTTTACCGACCATATCCATACTTCCCGTTTCGGAGCGATGATGAATGCCCGTTCGGCAGCCGAGGGATTGGCTGAGAGCAAAGACCCAAGTCTGGCTCCATTGCAGGCGATGATGGTCAATGTGGCTTTGCCTGTAGAGAATTTCAAGCGTGAGCCGGGCAAACCTGTAGTCTTCTTCACAGGCGACAGTACTGTGAAGAATGCCGATAAGGAAGAAGACGGCATGTGGGGCTGGGGCTCTCAGGCTTATACCATCTTCAACCCAAAGAAGATTACCTGTGTAAATGCAGCCAAGGCGGGTCGCAGTTCCCGTTCTTATCTTAATGAAGGAAGATGGGAGAAGGTGTATAACAGTCTTCAACCAGGCGACTACGTGCTTATCGAGTTCGGTCATAACGACATCTGTTCTATGACCGATAAGAAGATGCGTGGTTCCATTCCTTGTGCCAAGGATACCTGTCATGTCTATCAGATGGAAGAAAGCAAGCAGTATGAGGTGGTTTATTCTTTCGGCTGGTACCTGAAGAAGTTCATCCAGGATGTTCGTGAGAAGGGAGCTACCCCAATCCTCGTTTCCCTGACTCCTCGCAACGAGTGGCCAAAGGGCAAGATGGAGCGCCGCAACGATACCTACGGCAAGTGGTATCGCGAAATCGTGGCTGAGACGGGCGTTGCCTTCCTTGATCTCCACAACATCGCTGCCGATTCATACGATAAAATAGGCAAGGAAAAGGTGAAGGCATATTACAAGAAGGATCATACACACACCAGTCTGAAGGGTGCCCAGCACAATGCCAAGTGTGTGGCCAAGGGTTTGAAGAAGATGAAGAGCCCATTGGCTAAGTATCTGAAGTAA
- a CDS encoding hybrid sensor histidine kinase/response regulator transcription factor produces MINKNNYKAFYTLLYIVTVSLLMVAIDVHAYDLNFNVTRLSAKDGLSCNTINSVQQDRDGFIWLSTPNGMSRYDGYQFQNFSKFNNNAKQRNYSSISQLISDNTHGQIWGFTPNNILCCYDLEAARFSDYFDLDATTTLLGNRYQSSKGTWISSADFGVRFIYVKEGKMQSIDFTPQNGKLLDTHKLNFGEDGRNNIWIASDKGVNLITPDFKSRIILKNKKIIVMTCDGSHIALLTDKGEAFLYNDHAQLIKHSQLPSMLGFVGKSRASFFWQGWWYIFTQGETFAMDLKTGQFQKPALQIPNAMDKNQLKSYHFLYDKQGYAYLFGKHSALFKKFHLLDNPTYINARDKNFVAAESQDKKVYIASYGSGFFVYDPKTDILQQFSVQNENSLFHSDFLLNVFVDRSGCVWVGTGDGVFCCVEQKELNSEFIKMEPESKHEWSNTIRHISKVAPNKLAVSTRENKTYLFDTQTQQRTLVLQTDACVYCYGIDARGRAWIGTKGDGILIDGIKYSKWEKEHYAPTINFYDVAFDKMGKAWLATWGDGLLCTRANDANTGNLKFESFMATNGKEAQIHDLFLDKKGRLWASTNNGIAMIDTRERQITDKKILRFNEENGKLPVSEVDCGIEAHDGSLWFGTTKGVMRCTYDEKTKKLDCQLFNTTNGLTTNTVRSVAEDRFGNIWIGTEEGISKINSHTLDIRTYQLRKDIQSNNFTENCAVSLEDGRIAFGTSNALLLLTPTQKTKEYPHGTKATITNMTINGISIYEAENEDLLTKALNHTQEISLPSDKNSLSIFFSNFDYPHIKNAMYQYYLEGLDKTWCPMTSVNHADFSSLQPGTYTLHLRTFIGNNKWSEETLFKITIREPWYNTWWAWTIYLIIIGSVSFLFYRSWLRNFNLNQQIEMEKQMSNFRIEFFTHISHEFRTPLAIIQSAVAKLNNKEGSSRNALLTLTRSTRRMQRLINQLMEFRKANTGNMKLTMEEGDIVVFIKNIFSDVRLVAQQKGINMLMTPWSSNYKMYFDHDKMETIVYNLLSNAVKYTPDNGAIEVKLALKDEELIFQIEDNGPGIKPEREKDLFKPFMHGYVSKGGMGIGLYTAYEMAKLHKGDLSYQRSGNLGGSIFTLTLPTDQNLFEPEDFVTTKAIDSSSVDKEEIDMMVKEMTPQAINNVTVVVIEDDPDMMEQIKSELSTYFRVEAFMNGKTGYENIRQIKPALVISDIMLPGMSGYEIVSNLKAEPETQDIPVIMLTAFDDANHILKAYKSFVDDYMVKPCNFKLLVARALQFVASDMKQKKSAHEKKIEAEAGKEVTTEAEKELATEKAEKELTTEKTIKIKPVKELKKDEPTLYMSALDKKFKDTLEAIVAQHIGDNGFNVDKLAELLNLGRTTVYNRTKSIMGVSPNMYIQNERLRIAAKLLLEGEYSVAEISEKVGFSDSTYFYKCFKNKYGVAPSKYGK; encoded by the coding sequence ATGATAAACAAAAACAACTACAAGGCGTTCTACACCTTATTATATATAGTAACCGTCAGCCTGCTGATGGTGGCTATAGACGTGCATGCCTACGACCTCAATTTCAACGTAACCCGCCTGTCGGCAAAAGACGGACTCTCGTGCAACACCATCAACAGCGTGCAGCAGGACAGAGATGGATTCATCTGGCTATCCACCCCCAACGGCATGAGCAGATACGACGGTTATCAATTTCAGAACTTCTCAAAGTTCAACAACAATGCGAAACAGAGAAACTACTCCTCGATATCGCAGCTCATCAGTGATAACACCCACGGACAAATCTGGGGATTCACCCCGAACAATATCCTGTGCTGTTACGATCTGGAGGCGGCACGCTTCTCAGATTATTTCGACCTGGATGCCACCACTACCCTTCTGGGCAACCGATACCAGAGTTCAAAGGGAACCTGGATTTCATCTGCCGACTTCGGTGTACGATTCATTTACGTGAAAGAAGGAAAGATGCAAAGTATCGACTTTACCCCGCAAAACGGAAAACTGCTGGATACCCATAAGCTGAACTTTGGGGAAGACGGCAGGAACAACATCTGGATTGCATCCGATAAAGGCGTGAACCTGATTACTCCCGACTTCAAGAGCCGCATCATCCTCAAGAACAAGAAGATTATCGTGATGACCTGCGACGGTTCGCACATCGCCCTGCTCACAGACAAAGGCGAAGCCTTCCTCTACAACGACCACGCCCAGCTCATCAAGCATTCACAACTCCCATCTATGTTGGGTTTTGTGGGTAAGTCGCGTGCCTCTTTCTTCTGGCAAGGCTGGTGGTACATCTTCACCCAAGGTGAAACCTTTGCCATGGATTTGAAGACGGGACAATTCCAGAAACCTGCCCTTCAGATTCCGAACGCCATGGACAAGAACCAGCTCAAGTCATACCATTTCCTGTACGACAAGCAGGGCTATGCCTATCTCTTCGGCAAGCATTCGGCACTCTTCAAAAAGTTTCATCTGCTGGATAACCCTACCTACATCAATGCGCGCGACAAGAACTTCGTGGCTGCAGAAAGCCAGGACAAGAAGGTGTATATCGCCTCATACGGTAGTGGTTTCTTCGTATATGACCCGAAAACCGACATCCTGCAGCAGTTCTCCGTGCAGAACGAAAATTCACTCTTCCATTCCGACTTTTTGCTCAATGTATTCGTAGATAGAAGCGGTTGCGTATGGGTGGGCACAGGCGACGGCGTGTTCTGCTGCGTGGAGCAAAAGGAACTGAACTCCGAGTTTATAAAGATGGAACCAGAGAGCAAACATGAATGGAGCAACACCATCCGCCACATCAGCAAGGTGGCACCCAACAAACTCGCCGTCAGCACCCGCGAGAACAAGACGTATCTCTTTGATACTCAAACCCAGCAACGCACCCTGGTACTGCAAACCGATGCCTGCGTATATTGCTACGGCATAGACGCACGGGGCAGAGCCTGGATTGGCACCAAGGGAGACGGCATCCTCATCGATGGCATCAAATACTCGAAATGGGAAAAGGAGCACTATGCCCCAACCATCAACTTCTACGACGTTGCATTCGACAAGATGGGAAAAGCCTGGCTCGCTACCTGGGGAGACGGATTGCTCTGCACCCGGGCAAACGATGCCAATACGGGAAACCTGAAGTTTGAATCGTTCATGGCAACCAATGGTAAGGAGGCGCAAATCCACGACCTGTTCCTGGACAAGAAAGGCAGACTGTGGGCTTCCACCAACAACGGTATCGCCATGATTGATACCCGCGAACGACAAATCACCGACAAAAAGATTCTGAGATTCAACGAGGAAAACGGGAAGCTTCCGGTGAGCGAAGTGGATTGCGGAATTGAAGCGCACGACGGAAGTCTATGGTTTGGAACTACCAAAGGCGTGATGAGATGTACCTACGATGAGAAAACGAAAAAGCTGGATTGCCAGCTTTTCAATACCACCAACGGACTTACCACCAACACCGTACGCTCGGTGGCAGAAGACCGGTTTGGCAATATCTGGATAGGAACCGAGGAGGGTATATCGAAAATTAACAGCCATACCCTCGACATCCGTACCTACCAACTCAGGAAAGACATCCAGAGCAACAATTTCACGGAAAACTGTGCCGTGAGTCTCGAAGATGGTCGCATCGCCTTCGGTACCAGCAACGCCCTGCTCCTCCTTACTCCAACCCAGAAGACCAAGGAGTATCCGCACGGCACCAAGGCAACCATCACCAACATGACCATCAACGGCATCTCTATCTACGAAGCCGAAAACGAAGATCTGCTCACCAAGGCACTGAACCATACCCAGGAAATCAGTCTGCCTTCCGACAAGAACTCACTGAGCATCTTCTTCTCGAACTTCGACTATCCGCACATCAAGAATGCCATGTACCAGTATTATCTGGAAGGACTCGACAAGACCTGGTGCCCGATGACCAGCGTGAACCATGCCGACTTCAGCAGTTTGCAGCCAGGCACCTACACGCTCCACCTGCGCACCTTCATCGGCAACAACAAGTGGAGCGAGGAGACGCTGTTCAAGATTACCATCCGCGAACCTTGGTACAACACCTGGTGGGCATGGACAATATACCTTATTATAATAGGTAGCGTCAGCTTCCTGTTCTACCGTTCATGGCTGAGAAACTTCAACCTGAACCAACAGATAGAGATGGAGAAGCAGATGTCGAACTTCCGCATCGAGTTCTTCACCCACATCTCGCACGAGTTCCGCACTCCACTCGCCATCATCCAGAGTGCCGTGGCAAAGCTGAACAACAAGGAAGGTTCATCAAGAAACGCCCTGCTCACCCTGACCCGAAGCACCCGAAGGATGCAGCGGCTCATCAACCAACTGATGGAATTCCGCAAGGCGAACACGGGCAACATGAAGCTCACCATGGAAGAGGGCGACATCGTGGTATTCATCAAAAACATCTTCAGCGATGTGAGACTGGTGGCACAACAAAAAGGCATCAACATGCTGATGACACCATGGAGCAGCAACTACAAGATGTACTTTGACCACGACAAGATGGAAACCATCGTGTATAATCTGCTGAGCAACGCCGTGAAATACACCCCAGACAATGGCGCCATCGAGGTGAAACTCGCCCTGAAAGACGAGGAACTCATTTTCCAGATAGAAGACAATGGTCCTGGCATTAAACCGGAAAGAGAGAAAGACCTCTTCAAACCATTCATGCACGGCTATGTATCGAAGGGCGGTATGGGTATCGGACTCTATACTGCCTACGAGATGGCGAAGCTGCACAAAGGCGACCTGAGCTACCAGCGTTCCGGCAACCTGGGCGGAAGCATCTTTACGCTTACCCTGCCTACCGACCAGAATCTGTTTGAACCAGAAGATTTCGTAACCACAAAAGCCATCGATAGCAGCAGCGTGGATAAGGAAGAAATCGACATGATGGTGAAGGAGATGACACCGCAGGCGATCAACAACGTGACGGTGGTGGTTATCGAAGACGACCCAGACATGATGGAACAGATCAAGTCTGAACTCTCTACCTACTTCCGCGTGGAAGCTTTCATGAACGGCAAGACGGGGTACGAAAACATCAGGCAAATCAAGCCAGCCCTCGTGATTAGCGACATCATGTTGCCAGGCATGAGCGGCTACGAGATTGTAAGCAATCTGAAGGCAGAACCAGAAACACAAGACATCCCAGTAATCATGCTCACCGCCTTTGACGATGCCAACCACATACTGAAGGCATACAAGAGTTTTGTGGATGACTACATGGTGAAACCTTGCAACTTCAAGCTGCTCGTGGCAAGAGCCCTGCAATTCGTGGCATCAGACATGAAGCAGAAGAAATCTGCCCATGAAAAGAAGATTGAAGCAGAAGCAGGGAAAGAAGTGACAACAGAGGCAGAGAAAGAGCTGGCTACAGAGAAAGCCGAGAAAGAGCTGACTACAGAGAAGACCATCAAGATCAAGCCTGTGAAGGAACTGAAAAAGGATGAGCCTACCCTCTATATGTCTGCTCTCGACAAGAAGTTTAAGGATACATTGGAAGCCATCGTGGCACAGCACATCGGTGACAACGGTTTCAATGTGGATAAACTGGCTGAGCTGCTCAACCTGGGCAGAACCACGGTTTACAACCGCACGAAGAGCATCATGGGTGTATCGCCTAACATGTACATCCAGAACGAGCGTCTCCGCATCGCCGCCAAACTGCTGCTCGAAGGCGAATACTCCGTGGCAGAAATCAGCGAGAAAGTGGGATTCTCTGATTCCACCTATTTCTACAAATGCTTCAAGAACAAATATGGCGTGGCACCAAGCAAGTATGGCAAATAA